Proteins encoded by one window of Flagellimonas lutaonensis:
- a CDS encoding sterol desaturase family protein produces the protein METYATALLYAIPFFVVLVLIEMLYGHFVKDQKHNVMDTVSSLSSGLTNVVKDSLGLVLVLVSYPFLVENLALIELKSTWAVWLVAFIAIDFAGYWNHRLSHHVNIFWNQHVIHHSSEEFNLACALRQSISNVVGYFALLLVPAAVLGVPNQVIALLAPIHLFAQFWYHTQHIGKMGWLEYIIVTPSQHRVHHAINPEYIDKNLGQILCIWDRMFGTFQEELDNVPPQYGVLKPAATWNPILINFQHVWRLAKDAWRTKSWWDKLRIWFMPTGWRPADVAEKYPIDKIENVYSFQKYAPPASNALKAYSIFQLLASTALMLFMFYNYSEIGFDGLLLFGCFVFVGIFGYTTLMDRKPYAVWIELLRGIAGLAFIYMTGDWFGINMYLATGSYWVVLYFLITMVGGIYFTFFEHRGSTKPNLAT, from the coding sequence ATGGAAACCTATGCCACGGCGTTGCTGTATGCCATTCCGTTTTTTGTTGTCTTGGTATTGATCGAGATGCTCTATGGCCACTTTGTGAAAGACCAAAAGCACAATGTGATGGACACGGTCAGCAGCCTCAGTTCGGGCCTTACCAATGTGGTCAAAGATTCGTTGGGCCTGGTGCTGGTGTTGGTCAGCTACCCCTTTTTGGTCGAAAACTTGGCACTCATCGAGTTAAAAAGTACTTGGGCGGTATGGCTCGTGGCCTTTATTGCCATTGATTTTGCGGGCTATTGGAACCATCGTCTGAGCCACCATGTCAATATTTTCTGGAACCAACATGTTATTCATCACAGCAGCGAGGAGTTCAATCTGGCGTGTGCCCTGCGGCAGTCGATTTCAAATGTGGTGGGGTATTTTGCGCTGTTGCTGGTTCCTGCAGCGGTTTTGGGGGTTCCCAACCAAGTAATTGCCCTATTGGCGCCCATTCACCTGTTTGCCCAGTTCTGGTACCACACACAGCATATTGGCAAGATGGGTTGGTTAGAGTATATCATTGTCACACCCTCACAACATCGCGTGCACCATGCCATCAATCCCGAATACATTGACAAGAATTTGGGCCAGATACTTTGTATTTGGGATAGGATGTTCGGTACCTTTCAAGAAGAATTGGACAATGTGCCACCACAATACGGTGTCTTGAAACCGGCGGCCACTTGGAACCCTATCCTTATTAATTTTCAACATGTTTGGCGTTTGGCAAAAGATGCATGGCGGACAAAAAGTTGGTGGGACAAACTTCGCATCTGGTTTATGCCCACAGGATGGCGGCCCGCCGACGTGGCAGAGAAATACCCTATTGACAAAATTGAGAATGTTTACAGTTTCCAAAAATATGCGCCCCCGGCCTCAAATGCTTTAAAGGCTTATTCCATATTTCAGTTGCTGGCCAGCACAGCGTTGATGTTGTTTATGTTTTACAACTATTCTGAAATTGGATTTGATGGTTTGTTGCTTTTTGGTTGTTTTGTATTTGTTGGTATTTTTGGCTACACCACGCTGATGGACCGTAAGCCTTATGCCGTGTGGATCGAGCTATTGCGCGGCATTGCGGGTTTGGCCTTCATATACATGACCGGCGATTGGTTCGGAATTAACATGTACCTTGCAACGGGAAGCTACTGGGTGGTTCTCTACTTTTTGATTACGATGGTCGGGGGAATATACTTTACCTTTTTCGAACACCGCGGTTCAACAAAACCCAACCTTGCTACTTAG
- a CDS encoding acyl-CoA-binding protein encodes MISEKLQKKFEKAVDFVNSYTEPLPADILLKLYAYYKIANKNFDNPGSKTPLINAFKANALIQARNISREEAMKQYIKIVDKEIKKSK; translated from the coding sequence ATGATTAGTGAAAAACTACAAAAGAAGTTCGAAAAGGCGGTCGACTTTGTCAACAGTTATACAGAGCCGCTGCCGGCAGATATTTTGTTGAAACTATACGCCTATTACAAAATTGCGAACAAGAATTTTGACAACCCGGGCAGTAAAACGCCACTGATCAATGCCTTTAAGGCCAATGCGCTCATACAGGCCAGAAACATTAGCCGGGAGGAGGCCATGAAGCAATACATAAAAATCGTCGATAAAGAAATCAAAAAATCTAAGTAG
- a CDS encoding phosphatidylserine decarboxylase family protein: MFHREGQKIILITFFLVVAALLVAQYYVPADWARWLVQISALVVLVLILQFFRNPKRPVTPSFDEVLAPVDGKVVIIDEVDEPEYFKDKRKQVSIFMSPVNVHVTRYPVSGTVTYSKYHPGKYLVAWHPKSSTKNERTTVVIHTPKFGEVMYRQIAGAVARRIVNYAEEGEQVTQGTDAGFIKFGSRVDLFLPLDCNIHVRLNQKVVGAKTCIASLPKQDD, from the coding sequence ATGTTTCATAGAGAAGGTCAAAAGATCATTCTGATAACATTCTTTTTGGTAGTTGCCGCCCTTTTGGTAGCCCAGTATTATGTGCCCGCCGATTGGGCAAGATGGTTGGTACAAATTTCGGCACTCGTGGTCTTGGTGCTTATTCTGCAATTTTTCAGAAACCCTAAAAGACCCGTTACCCCAAGTTTTGATGAGGTGCTGGCACCGGTTGATGGTAAGGTGGTCATAATCGACGAGGTGGATGAACCCGAGTATTTCAAAGACAAAAGAAAGCAGGTATCCATATTCATGTCGCCGGTGAACGTACATGTTACGCGCTATCCCGTGAGCGGTACGGTTACCTATTCAAAATACCATCCGGGAAAATACTTGGTGGCTTGGCACCCAAAATCAAGCACAAAAAATGAACGTACCACGGTGGTCATCCACACGCCAAAATTCGGTGAGGTCATGTACCGCCAAATTGCCGGGGCGGTGGCCCGTAGAATTGTCAATTATGCCGAAGAAGGTGAACAGGTAACACAGGGCACCGATGCAGGCTTCATTAAATTTGGATCACGGGTGGACCTTTTCTTGCCGCTCGACTGCAACATACACGTTAGGTTGAACCAAAAAGTCGTAGGGGCCAAGACCTGTATTGCCTCGCTTCCCAAGCAAGATGATTAG